The proteins below come from a single Triticum aestivum cultivar Chinese Spring chromosome 5D, IWGSC CS RefSeq v2.1, whole genome shotgun sequence genomic window:
- the LOC123125487 gene encoding dehydrin DHN1, whose translation MEYQGQHGHATDKVEEYGQPVAGHGGFTGRPTGTHGAQLQATRDDHKTDGVLRRSGSSSSSSSEDDGVGGRRKKGMKEKIKEKLPGGAHKDATAGQQHTAVAGEYAGTHGTEATGEKKGVMDKIKEKLPGGQH comes from the exons ATGGAGTACCAGGGGCAGCACGGCCACGCCACCGACAAGGTGGAGGAGTACGGCCAGCCTGTGGCCGGGCACGGCGGTTTCACCGGCAGGCCCACGGGGACGCACGGCGCGCAGCTCCAGGCGACGAGGGACGACCACAAGACCGACGGCGTCCTTCGCCGCTCCGgcagctccagctccagctcg TCCGAGGACGACGGCGTGGGCGGCAGGAGGAAGAAGGGgatgaaggagaagatcaaggagaagctCCCCGGCGGAGCCCACAAGGACGCCACCGCCGGGCAGCAGCACACGGCGGTGGCGGGCGAGTACGCGGGCACGCACGGCACCGAGGCCACCGGCGAGAAGAAGGGCGTCATGGACAAGATCAAGGAGAAGCTTCCCGGCGGACAGCACTGA